A section of the Marinoscillum sp. 108 genome encodes:
- a CDS encoding sugar phosphate isomerase/epimerase, translating into MNNPLWLMTSAFDHLQLPQIIEKAQQVGVQGLDLCVFRRDGTRADHVATHLDYEDFRPEEARKIIAQFNAANLKLSIGAFENLIGGDEAERVKNQNHLLKLIRIAHLLGGDANDVKVGTFVGYNHELGVQEGGFQRNLEEYQRVFAPIVQYAADMGVTILYENCPMEGWRSAGYTSTYNNLPGVLAARKLMYELIPSCSHGEIYDPSHDVWQGIDPTEVIKAMDISRLHRVHVKATRNLHNDTRNHWGAMYPMQSVDQALARKAGVPIPAHDWDRHNYEAMMPGFGGSDSMDWRAFVAELMARGFDGPFEMENEAALSKATSNDGAIMQGYKASLLFLAPMLWPLTDTGYQYNSAGVAPLKEPSTQNVPIVTMKELS; encoded by the coding sequence ATGAACAACCCCCTTTGGCTGATGACCTCGGCTTTTGATCACCTGCAGCTCCCTCAGATCATCGAGAAAGCACAGCAGGTGGGTGTGCAGGGTCTTGATCTGTGTGTCTTTCGCCGGGATGGCACCCGGGCCGATCATGTGGCCACACACCTCGACTATGAGGATTTTAGACCGGAGGAGGCCAGAAAGATAATCGCACAGTTCAATGCTGCCAACCTCAAGCTCTCTATCGGAGCGTTTGAAAACCTCATCGGTGGGGATGAAGCAGAGCGGGTCAAAAATCAGAATCATTTGCTTAAGCTCATCCGCATCGCCCATTTGTTGGGTGGAGATGCCAACGATGTGAAGGTGGGCACTTTCGTAGGCTACAACCATGAGCTGGGTGTGCAGGAGGGAGGCTTTCAGCGAAACCTCGAGGAATACCAACGGGTATTTGCACCCATCGTGCAGTATGCCGCAGACATGGGCGTGACCATCTTGTATGAAAACTGCCCCATGGAGGGCTGGCGGTCTGCCGGCTACACCAGCACCTACAACAACCTGCCGGGGGTACTGGCTGCCCGCAAGCTGATGTATGAGCTGATCCCCAGTTGTTCGCATGGAGAAATCTACGATCCTTCGCACGACGTGTGGCAGGGCATTGACCCCACCGAAGTGATCAAAGCCATGGACATCAGCAGACTCCACCGGGTGCATGTGAAGGCCACACGAAATCTCCACAACGATACCAGAAACCACTGGGGAGCCATGTATCCCATGCAGTCGGTAGATCAGGCGCTGGCTCGGAAAGCCGGCGTGCCTATACCCGCCCATGACTGGGATCGGCATAACTATGAGGCCATGATGCCGGGGTTTGGCGGTTCAGACAGCATGGATTGGCGAGCCTTTGTAGCCGAGTTGATGGCCAGGGGGTTTGATGGACCCTTCGAGATGGAAAATGAAGCCGCTCTGAGTAAAGCCACAAGCAATGATGGCGCCATTATGCAGGGGTATAAGGCCAGCTTGCTCTTTCTGGCGCCCATGCTTTGGCCGCTGACGGATACAGGTTATCAGTATAACAGCGCCGGAGTGGCTCCTCTCAAAGAGCCATCCACTCAGAATGTGCCCATTGTGACGATGAAAGAGTTGAGTTAG
- a CDS encoding DsbA family protein, with translation MSTAGKKMEVEIWSDVMCPFCYIGKRKFEAALAEFPGKDQVAITWKSFQLSPHMVTDPAKNIHQYLAEHKGISLQEAERMNDYVTDMAAQVGLSYRFDQAVVANSMKAHRFSHYAKTQGKQDEAEERLFSAYFTEGKNTDDLDTLVTLAEEIGLDGAEVRAILESDKYTEAVRTDIYEAQQVGVRGVPFFAFDRKYGVSGAQDSQVFLQTLQKSFDEWKKENVSPIEVIDGPACAPGEDCA, from the coding sequence ATGAGTACTGCAGGCAAAAAAATGGAAGTGGAAATCTGGAGTGATGTGATGTGTCCCTTTTGCTACATCGGCAAACGGAAATTTGAGGCCGCGTTGGCTGAATTTCCAGGCAAGGATCAGGTAGCCATCACATGGAAAAGCTTCCAGCTTTCCCCGCATATGGTCACCGATCCGGCCAAAAACATCCATCAATACCTGGCGGAACACAAGGGAATCAGCCTGCAGGAAGCCGAGCGAATGAACGACTATGTGACAGACATGGCCGCACAGGTGGGGCTCTCCTACCGATTTGATCAGGCGGTGGTGGCCAACTCCATGAAAGCCCACCGCTTTTCGCACTACGCCAAAACACAAGGCAAACAGGACGAAGCAGAAGAGAGACTCTTCTCAGCCTATTTTACAGAAGGAAAAAACACCGACGACCTGGATACGCTGGTGACCCTGGCTGAGGAAATTGGACTGGATGGCGCCGAGGTACGTGCCATCCTGGAAAGCGACAAATACACGGAAGCTGTCCGCACCGATATCTATGAGGCGCAGCAAGTGGGCGTGCGGGGTGTGCCTTTTTTCGCTTTCGACAGGAAATATGGTGTGAGCGGTGCGCAGGACTCCCAGGTGTTTCTGCAAACACTCCAAAAGTCTTTTGACGAGTGGAAAAAAGAAAATGTCAGCCCGATAGAAGTCATCGACGGACCTGCTTGTGCGCCTGGTGAAGACTGTGCCTAA
- a CDS encoding DEAD/DEAH box helicase codes for MGTLKNQQDILDKLKIEKLNPMQEEARQAIHSTQNVVLLSPTGTGKTLAFLLPILSELESDCEEVQVLILVPSRELALQIEQVLREMGTGHKVNAIYGGRAGSKDKLDLKHRPAILIGTPGRIADRFRRDNMPTEFIKTLVLDEFDKSLEVGFEKEMREILSSLRKVKKRILTSATHGVEIPGFVELRNPTYIDYLGEKTSQLKLKKVSSPDKDKLQTLTALLGHIGNQPGIIFCNYKETIQYVSDHLTKNRVSHGTFYGGMEQKDRERVLIKFRNGTHQLIIATDLAARGLDVSELKFIIHYQLPPREEEFTHRNGRTARMNSEGTAYLIQWEKEPLPDFIKGAREEKLSKANLPGPSIWSTLFISGGRKDKISKGDIAGIFFKQANLSSEEVGTIEIKQDCAFVAIHSAKASEVVKTLDNTRIKKKKVRISVI; via the coding sequence ATGGGTACATTAAAAAATCAACAAGACATACTGGACAAGCTGAAGATTGAAAAACTCAATCCGATGCAGGAAGAAGCCCGCCAGGCCATTCACTCCACCCAAAATGTGGTGCTGCTCTCTCCTACCGGTACCGGAAAAACGCTGGCCTTCTTGCTGCCCATTCTTTCGGAACTGGAATCCGACTGTGAGGAAGTGCAGGTGCTGATACTGGTGCCCTCCAGAGAACTGGCCCTGCAGATAGAACAGGTACTCCGCGAGATGGGTACCGGCCACAAAGTAAACGCCATTTACGGTGGTCGTGCCGGCTCTAAAGACAAGCTGGACCTGAAACACCGACCCGCCATTCTCATCGGCACACCAGGGCGTATCGCCGATCGATTCAGAAGGGATAATATGCCCACCGAATTCATCAAAACGCTTGTGCTGGACGAGTTTGATAAATCGCTGGAAGTGGGCTTTGAGAAGGAAATGCGGGAGATTCTTAGCAGCTTACGCAAGGTCAAAAAGAGAATTCTAACCTCTGCCACCCACGGTGTAGAGATCCCCGGATTCGTGGAACTGAGAAACCCTACGTACATCGACTACCTGGGTGAAAAAACCTCACAATTGAAGCTCAAAAAGGTCAGCTCGCCAGACAAAGACAAACTCCAAACACTCACAGCTCTCCTTGGTCATATCGGCAACCAGCCCGGCATCATCTTTTGCAACTACAAAGAGACCATCCAATATGTGAGTGATCACCTCACCAAAAACAGGGTGAGTCATGGCACTTTCTACGGTGGGATGGAGCAAAAGGACAGAGAGCGTGTGCTAATCAAATTCCGAAATGGCACGCACCAGCTCATTATCGCGACAGACCTGGCTGCCCGGGGACTGGATGTATCCGAACTCAAGTTTATCATCCACTACCAGCTCCCGCCCAGAGAAGAGGAGTTTACCCACAGAAACGGCCGAACGGCCCGAATGAATAGCGAAGGAACTGCCTATCTGATCCAGTGGGAAAAGGAACCCCTCCCCGATTTCATCAAAGGAGCCAGGGAAGAAAAGCTCTCCAAAGCGAACCTCCCCGGCCCATCCATCTGGAGCACGCTCTTTATCTCAGGTGGCCGGAAAGACAAGATTTCCAAAGGCGATATCGCGGGGATCTTCTTCAAACAAGCCAACCTGAGCAGTGAAGAAGTGGGCACTATAGAGATCAAGCAGGACTGTGCTTTTGTGGCCATCCATTCGGCGAAAGCCAGTGAAGTGGTCAAGACCCTGGACAACACCCGCATCAAAAAGAAAAAGGTCAGAATCTCGGTCATCTAG
- a CDS encoding DUF3592 domain-containing protein, with translation MKNVFVLLAGLTSLTFGIYLFQSRLSFIYRATKTEGVITEIESRRTSSKTYYYPIVSYRDVEGDQQTMHFDLGTTGGFDYSVGETITILYIPDEPDSAKVWVFWEMWGVPSVLSGVGIIFILIGIGNLRGYFSQKQNPEVANE, from the coding sequence ATGAAAAATGTCTTCGTGTTGCTCGCTGGGTTGACCTCATTGACCTTTGGAATATACCTCTTCCAAAGCAGACTTAGTTTTATCTATCGAGCCACTAAAACTGAGGGTGTAATAACAGAGATAGAATCCCGTCGCACTTCTAGTAAGACCTATTATTACCCAATTGTCTCCTATCGGGACGTAGAGGGAGATCAACAGACAATGCACTTCGATCTGGGCACCACCGGAGGGTTTGATTACTCTGTAGGCGAAACCATCACCATACTTTATATACCAGACGAACCCGACTCTGCTAAGGTCTGGGTTTTCTGGGAAATGTGGGGAGTGCCTTCTGTCCTTAGTGGAGTGGGCATCATATTCATACTGATAGGCATTGGCAACCTTCGAGGCTACTTTTCGCAGAAGCAAAACCCCGAAGTAGCCAATGAATAA